The sequence AACTGGGGTGGACAACACCTCTACAAGTGTCAAACACTCTGCTCGCGCCACTTTAAAATCGCGTCATagcaaatttcaaaaaattgttgaatttttaattgttcccCAGATCAGCCAGTCAATGCCATCCATTGCCATTAATGTAACTCAGCTCGAAATACCTAAAAATATATCCCTCGCGGACCCAGAGTTCTATAAGCCGTCTGAGGTCGATGCTCTGATCGGAGTGAAGCTCTTTTATAAGCTCCTTAGTGTGGGACAAATTTCCCTCAAAAATCATCCCGACGCTGTTCTGCATAAAACGCTGCTTGGGTGGATAGTTGCTGGGGAAATAAACAGCAATTTGAGCGTTTCCAACGTGTCGTGTCATCTTAATTTAAACTCACCATCGTCTGATATCTCTTTAACCCGATTTTGGGAGGTGGAAGAAATTCCGTCTGTTGCAATCTTATCTTCGGAAGAAAAGGCTTGTGAAGAGCACTATAAGCTTCATACCACTCGGACTGTAGAGGGTCGGTATGTAGTTCGCTTGCCGTTCAACAGCAAAAAGAGCAGACTAGGCGATTCATATTCGTCAGccttaaaaagattttttgcgCTAGAAAGGCGTTTCCAACGAGACCATGCAATCAAGCATGATTACCTCGAATTTTTGCGGGAGTATAAAGAGTTGGGTCACATGTCGGTGTCCGATGACTTATGTGAAGATCATTTAGGGTTCTATCTCCCTCATCATGCTGTCCTAAAGGACGACAGCATCACCACCAAGATCCGTGTAGTCTTTGACGGTTCTGCGAAAACATCTACGGGAATTTCCTTGAATGACACTTTAATGGTTGGTCCACAACTTCAGGATAGTTTATTTACAATACTCACTCGTTGGCGATCTCACCCTTACGTGCTCACTGCCGACGTAGAGAAGATGTACAGGCAAATCCTCGTACACCCCGAGGATGCAATCTACCAAAAAATTCTGTATCGCGAAACCTCTCAAGAGCCCATTAAGACCTGTTTGCTGAGCACAGTCACCTATGGCACTGCTTGTGCGTCTCACTTATCAGTGCGCACCCTTCATCAACTTGCTTACGATGAAGGTCCTGCATACCCTCTGGCTGTCATCGCTCTGCTGAGGGACTTCTACGTCGACGATTTGTTTACCGGCGCTAAAACTCTCGCAGAAGCAGAGTGCATACGTgacgaattaattaatttattgaaaagggGCAAATTCCGTCTTCGCAAATGGGCCTCCAACGAGCCTGCCCTTATCCAAAATTTACCTCAGGCCTCAGAGGGAACCCACATGTCCCTGGATCCTGACGCTACCATCAAAACTCTCGGTATACGGTGGAGTCCTCGGGACGACACACTCTTCTACACTATTAGCGCGCCTGCTTCCGAGGCCACTACCAAGCGTGcaattttatcacaaattgCGAAACTATTTGATCCACTAGGCCTCCTTGGCCCTATAATTGTCTATGCTAAGATAATAATGCAGCTTTTGTGGAAGGCTGGACTGGCCTGGGATGAATCAATCCCGATCTCAATTCACTCACTATGGGCCCAATTTCGGGCCCAGTTGTCTATGATTGAAGAGCTGCGTTTCAAGCGCAGCGTTGCTTTCTCGGGAGCAGTCGATGTCCAATTGCATGGATTTTGTGACGCAAGCGAGCGAGCATACGGAGCATGTATCTACATCCGCTCTATCGATGAGGCTGGGCATGTTCGTACTCATCTGGTTTGTTCAAAATCACGAGTTGCCCCAGTGTCATCACTATCATTACCTCGATTAGAGCTCTGCGCTGCGTTATTGCTTTCCAGACTCTATGACGTAGCTATTAAAACCCTATTGTTGGATATTAAGGACGTTTACTTATGGTCTGACTCGACTATCACACTTCATTGGATAAATACCCCTCCTCATCTACTAAAAACCTTCGTTGCCAATCGAGTGGCGGAGATTCAGAGGCTTTCTCATCGTTGCCATTGGCGCCACGTGTCTTCTCAAGACAATCCCGCGGACTCTATTTCGCGTGGCCAAACTCCGGCTGAGTTCGTGGCCAACAGCATCTGGCAGACTGGCCCAAGTTGGCTGCAGTGCGAGCCTAGCACTTGGCCCAAGGGAGCTCTCCCTTCAATCGACATTCCAGAAATGAAGCCTATAATTCCCGATCGCGTGCTTTGTATGAAAATAGAGTGCGGACTCAATGATCTGCTCGAAAAATACCACTCTAGCCATAAATTAAAACGGGTAGTGGCTTACGTAATGCGTTTTGTTTACAACGCTCGCCATAAAAATCATCGCAGATTTGATCGATTAAGTTTACAGGAGCTACAACAAGCTCATGATCTCATAATAAGGATTACTCAGCACTCCGCCTTTCTGAAAGAAATAAAGCaactaaaaaacaatgaaGTTATCTCCGacaatagtaaattaattccGTTAAATCCCTATCTTGACGAGCAAGATCTCCTAAGAGTAGGAGGAAGGCTGGCTCGTTCCTCGCTAACTAAGGAGCAGCAACACCCCCTGCTCTTACCAGCTCGTCATTATATAACGCGTCTTATCATAACCGAAGAGCACGTGCGGCTGAAGCATGCTGGCACTCAAGCCACCCTATACTCGGTGCGTCAAACGTATTGGCCCTTAGACGGTCGCAACATTACGCGAAAAATTATCTATCGTTGCATTACCTGCTTTCGAGCGAAACCGCGT comes from Microplitis demolitor isolate Queensland-Clemson2020A chromosome 8, iyMicDemo2.1a, whole genome shotgun sequence and encodes:
- the LOC128668446 gene encoding uncharacterized protein LOC128668446, giving the protein MSVSDDLCEDHLGFYLPHHAVLKDDSITTKIRVVFDGSAKTSTGISLNDTLMVGPQLQDSLFTILTRWRSHPYVLTADVEKMYRQILVHPEDAIYQKILYRETSQEPIKTCLLSTVTYGTACASHLSVRTLHQLAYDEGPAYPLAVIALLRDFYVDDLFTGAKTLAEAECIRDELINLLKRGKFRLRKWASNEPALIQNLPQASEGTHMSLDPDATIKTLGIRWSPRDDTLFYTISAPASEATTKRAILSQIAKLFDPLGLLGPIIVYAKIIMQLLWKAGLAWDESIPISIHSLWAQFRAQLSMIEELRFKRSVAFSGAVDVQLHGFCDASERAYGACIYIRSIDEAGHVRTHLVCSKSRVAPVSSLSLPRLELCAALLLSRLYDVAIKTLLLDIKDVYLWSDSTITLHWINTPPHLLKTFVANRVAEIQRLSHRCHWRHVSSQDNPADSISRGQTPAEFVANSIWQTGPSWLQCEPSTWPKGALPSIDIPEMKPIIPDRVLCMKIECGLNDLLEKYHSSHKLKRVVAYVMRFVYNARHKNHRRFDRLSLQELQQAHDLIIRITQHSAFLKEIKQLKNNEVISDNSKLIPLNPYLDEQDLLRVGGRLARSSLTKEQQHPLLLPARHYITRLIITEEHVRLKHAGTQATLYSVRQTYWPLDGRNITRKIIYRCITCFRAKPRAADHVMGILPEPRVTPSRPFLRVGVDYCGPLYIKEKRFRNRSRLKVYVAIYVCMSTKAVHLELVSDLTTEAFIGSLRRLFSRRGKSLEIYSDNATNFVGANRELNELQTLFNSEEHKNSVLSFLTSERITWHFIPPRAPHFGGLWEAAVKSFKHHLIRTVGDTLLTFEQLETCVIEIEAILNSRPISPMSSDPNDLLSLTAGHFLVGGPLTSFPQDDLTDTPSNRLSAWQHAQQLKQHFWKRWHKEYLHQLITLSGHLDKSNVLQVGSLVLIVEENLPPLQWALGRITTVHPGADGIIRVVTVKTSTGEYKRCTKRVCPLPLD